The sequence CGCCAGCTACGAGGGGGACCTGATGGCGATGGCGGGCGCCTCGTACGTCGTGGGTCGTGAGGGGAACGAAGTCTATGGTGAGACGATCGACGGCGTGCAGCTCATGACCGGCCACCAGTTTCCCGACGGGGTCGATCCGTACGTGGTCGAGGGGGACTCCACCAGCGGCCTCCTCCCGGAGATCAGCGGGGTAGGGGTAGAGCCGAACGGCACCGGCGACCGGAAGGTCCAGGCGTACAACTTCCGCATGGCCCTCTGCCAGGGCGACAACCGCATCCCCATTTCGGCGCCGGAGGGCTACGACCCGCGGCGCTACGAGTTGCTGGTGCGCCTGATGGAGGCGCGGCCGTGGGACAGTCTGGAGAACGGCTTCATCATCAGCCGCATGCCCAATGGGAAGACGGACTGGAACAACCGCGGCGGCTTCTCCACTGATTTCATCGGCCGAAACTGGGATTACCCCGAGGCCGATTACGCCACTCGCGACAGCATCTGGAGGGAGCACGAGCGCTACCAGAAGGGCCTGCTGTACTTTATCGCTACCGATCCACGCGTTCCTGAGATCATCCGTGAGGAGATGCGCAGCTGGGGCTACTGCCCCGATGAGTTCCTCGACACGGATGGGTGGCCGCATCAGCTCTATGTGCGAGAGGCGCGCCGACTGGTGGGTGAATACGTCATGACCGAGCACAACGCCCGCGGCACCGAGGTCGCGCCGGACGCGGTCGGCATGGCGGCCTACACCATGGACAGCCACAATACCCAGCGCGTGGTGGTGAACGGGATGGTGAAGAACGAGGGGAACGTCGAGGTCGGCGGATTTCCGCCCTACCCGATCTCATATCGCTCCCTGACACCCAAACGCGAAGAGGTCACCAATCTGCTCGTCCCCGTGGCGCTCTCCGCCAGCCACATCGCCTTCGGGTCGATCCGGATGGAGCCCGTCTACATGGTTCTCGGTCAGGCCACGGCGGTAGCGGCGACGATGGCGATCGATGCCGGTGTTGCTGTGCAGGAGATCGACGTACCGGCGCTGCAGCAGGAGCTGCGTGAGAATCCGCTTGCGGACGGCAGTACGCCCGAGGTCCTGGTGGACGATAGCTACACCGAGCAGGTGACGATCCGCGGCGAGTGGGAGCGGGAGCAGCCGAGCGGCACGTACGGGCTGTCCGTTCTACGCAGTGAAGGTGGGGACGGAGGCTCGGTGCGCTTCACGCCCGAGATCCGTACGGCGGGTCTATACACGGTCTACCTGTACTGGCCGGCAGTCGACGGCCTGGCGAGCAATGCTCCGGTTGCAATACGGCATGCAGGTGGAACCGAGGAGCGCACGATCGACCTGCGGCGCGAGACCGAGGGCGTGCAGCACGGGATCGTGTCGTGGGTGTCGCTGGGCGAGTACTCGTTCGACCCCGCGCAGGAGGCGTGGCTGGAGATCGGCACGCAGGGCGCCGACGGTGCAGTGCTGGCGGATGCAGTGTTGTTCGTGCCCGTGCGGTAGAGGAGAGTTCGATGAACCCGACTTCCAAGACCCCGAACAGACACGCTGGAGACGCCGTCCTCGACCGGCGTAGCTTCCTCCGACGCTCCGGCGCCGGACTGCTCGGCCTGACGGCCCTCGACTACCGGATGCTGGCGCGGGGATTCGGCGCGAGCGGCGCCTCCGCGGCCGACCGCATCGTGCTGGGATTCATCGGTGTGGGCGGGATGGGGATGTCGCGCCTGCGCGGCTTCCTCGAGCAACCGGACGTGGACGTCGCCGCTGTTTGTGATGTCGACGCCAACCACGTCGAGGAGGCCATCGCTTTCGTGCAGGAGCGTGGGCGGCGGTTGCCCAAGGCCTTCCATGACTACCGCGATCTACTGAACGAGTCGGACATCGACGCCGTGGTCGTGATCACTCCCGACCACTGGCACGCCATCCCCACGGTGCACGCCTGCGAAGCGGGGAAGGACGTCTTCGTGGAGAAGCCGCTGAGCTACAGCATCCCCGAGGGGCGGGCGATGGCGGATGCCGCGGCGCGTTACCAGCGCGTGACCCAGATGGGAAACCACATCCACAACGACCTCCCCAACTATCGTCGCGTGGTGGAGCGGGTGAAGAGCGGCCAGCTCGGCAAGGTGACCCGTGTTCACCTCTGGAAGGCCTCCAACACCGAAGGTCGGGGCAATCCGCCCGACGGCACGCCACCTCCCGGGCTGGACTACGATTTCTGGCTCGGAGTCGCTCCCCGCCGGCCGTACAACCCGCTGCGCTCCCACTTTACCTGGCGCTACTTCTGGGATTATTCCGGCGGCGAGTTCATGGACTTCTGGTGCCACATCGCGGACGTGGCGTATTGGGCCCTCGATCTGAAGGCGCCGGAGACGGTCTCGGCGATCGGCGGACGGTTCCACCTCGACGACGGCACCGAGACGCCCGACACGATGGAAGCGCAGCTCGCTTTTCCCGGTCTGAATTTCGTCTTCCGCCTGCACCCCCGGCCGTTGCCTGGCTTCGAGCACATGGGCCACATCGGCTGCGTGTTCGAGGGGACCCAGGCGACGCTGGTGACCTCGTACGACCGGCACGAGGTGTACGTGGACGGGAAGAAGCAGGAGGAGCTACCCGAGCCGTCGGTGCACATTCCCGATTCTCCGGGCCACCTGCGCGAGTTCCTCGATGGCATCCGCTCGCGGAACCTGAACACCACGTGCAACGTCGGCTACGGGCATCAACTCACCAAGGCAGGCCTGCTGGCCAATATCGCGCTTCGCAGCGGCGGGTCGGTTCGCTGGGACGACGAGAGGGAGGCCATCGTGGACAATCCGGAGGCGCAGCGGCTGCTGCGCGAGTCCTGGCGCCTGCCGTGGGTGTTGTGAAGGCTCGGTAACGGCAGGAGCGGTAAAGAGGGGTAACCACAGAGGTTACAGAGGGCTGCACAGAGGTCACAGAGGCTAGCACGGAGGGCGCAGAGGACGGAAACCGATAATTACGAATTACGAATTACGAATTACAGGCTTCGCCCAATTTCGTATCGCGGCTCGTTGTCCTCTGCGCCCTCCGTGTTAGCCTCTGCGACCTCTGTATTTAACATCTACTCTCGACTACGCGACCTTAGTGACAAACGAGACCTCGCCGCCGGTCATTTCGTTGATGCTTGCAGTGCGGAGCGCGCCGGCCGCGGTCGCCTGGTACAAACGCGCCCTGGGCGCGACCGAGTTGTGGAACCTGGGCTCTGTGGCGGGGCTGGAGATCGGCGGTGCCCGCTTCTTTGTCGGGGAACCGGCTGCGAACGGATGGGAGAGTCCTGAGGCTCTGGGGACGACCACCTTGCGAGTAGAGGTCTTCTGCGACGATCCCGACGCATTCATCAGGCGGGCCGTGGAGGCGGGTGCCAACGGAGATTTCGACCCCATCCGCGATCACCTGGCCCCCTGGGGAACTCACCGTCAGGGCGGATTCCTGGACCCCTTCGGACATATCTGGTTCGTGGGGGACAGGTCACCTCTGCAGCGGTTTGCGCAGTAGTTGGTTCAGGGCGAGCTCCCGCCGGGCGCGATGCTCACCAGTTCAGCACTTTTCTACCCGATCAGTGCGTTCGCCCGTGGGAAGAACGCGTCCCAGTACCGGCCGTTTCGGTCCTACATCAGTTCGGAGCGACTCGCGCGTAAGCCCCTGCCATAATTGCATTTGCTGCATTAGCGGCCACTCGGCACCCGCCTCGCATTGGGAGAAGGCAAAGCTCGTCGAAGCACCACCTTCATCCAGCGAGGTTGCCATGCGTTCTCTCAAAGACCACTTCAACCGCTTCGAGCGTTTCTTCGGACGGCGGGAAATGGTTCCCGGACTCGCCAACTGGAGGCGCTCACTGCCACCCGTGCTTCGCCGGGTCTGACCAAGGCTTGCAGCGATCGCCGAGCGGAGGCATTGTATCCTCTGCTCGGCAACGCTCGGCGCGATCTCTACAGGTGCTCCAAACTGATCTTCAGCCAATAAGGGACGCCGAATCTTCCACGACCGCGCTCCTCCAAATCTCGCACCGGTAGTCCGTCAATGGGACCGGTGTGCTCCGGCGATCTCCTCCACAGCTTCTCACCCAGACACCGTGCTCATTCCTCCTGCCCCTCGAGTAGCCTCACCCGAACGCGGACAGGTCACTATGGCGAAGATCCGGTATATCGATCCCGCGCGGCCGACCCGGCGTTGGATCACTGCTGGACTCACCTTTGCCGGAGCAGCTGCCGGCGCAGTCGTGGGACTCGCGCTCACCGTGCTCGGTAAGATTGTAGGCGGCGCTCCGCCAGCGGACCTGGCCAACTATCTCTGGAATGCCGGTGTCTTTGGCGCGATGGGCGCCGTCATTGCTCCCACCGTCTCCTGGGCGGTGCTCCGGCGTGCGCCTCTGTGGCGGGTGATCACCGAGCCGCTCCTGGCATCCGTGGCGGGGGCGGCGCTCGGTGTTCTCCTCGGTTCGCCGACGCTGTTCCTGCTCCTGACGCCCGCGGCGGCTGCGGCGGCCGTGGCGCGACTACACTTTACCTACCGGCCCAAGTCCGCCCCGGCTCTGCCGCGCGATCCTGCCGCTCAGCCCCAGGTTTTGCGTCGGGTAGAGGATGTGATATGATTTTTCTGGGTGCACCTCGCCCGAGTTGAAGCTTCCGAACGCCGCAGGCCGCAGCGTTGCGCCATGGCACCTCCTCTCATCCCACTCCCTGTCCCGCGCCATGAAGCTCAACCACCTCAACCTGGCGGTCACCGACGTTCGCGCCGCGAGCGAGTTCCTGGAGAAATACCTGGGGATGCGTCGTGTCGGCGGGAACGCGGGCATGGCGTTCCTGACCGATGCGCCGGACCGATGGGGGTTCGTCCTGACCCTGATGAAAGCGCGCCAGGTCGATTACCCGGGCAACTTCCACGTCGGGTTCTTCGTGGAAAGCGCCGAGAATGTGGACGACATCAACCGTCGACTCAGAGAGGACGGCTTCGAAGCTCCCCTCCCGGAGGATACGGGGCACAGCTACGGCTTCTATATGAAGGCGCCCGGAGGATTCACGGTTGAGATAGGGGCGTGACGTACATCTCCTATCTACCCCATCCTCCCTCGAAGGCTCTCGTCGATGGGGACCTGGAGCTTTCGATGCCGTCTCCGGCCGATGCTCCGGCGCTGGCCGCGTACGGTGCTGATCCGGTGCTTCTGGAGGGCATCTGGGTCTCCGGATCGCCGCCCCTTGGAGACCCGTATGCCTGGGCTTGCGCGCGCATCGATGAGTTTCTGGCGGGATGGTGTCCGCCGGGCGGACCGCACGGCGCCACGCTGGCGATCCGGGAGCGCGGCCGTCTGGTCGGCTTCGTTTATATGTCGCGACGCGAGGGTTGCGAGCTCGAGCTCGCTTATGGAATCGCGCCGCCGGAGCGGGGGAAGGGGTTGGCAACCAGAGCGGCCCTCCTGGCGACCTCCTGGGCACTGGAAGAGGGCGACTTTGATCGCGTTCTCCTGTACGTAGACGAAGATCACTCGGCCGGACACCGAGTAGCCGCAAAGGCTGGGTTTCGTCAGATCGAGCGTGTCGTCAACCGCATCGAACAGACCGGTGAAACCTTCGTCCAGGTCGTGTACGTCAGAACGAGAAAGGGCGACGACCCTGATTCGACCTGACTGAGTGTACAACATAACCCTCAAATCGTGGCGTCCGCGGGCCCCTGTAGACGGTTTGCGTGGGCTTCCTCCTCCCCTTCCTCCTCCCGGACCTTTCAATGCTCGGCTGCCGCGTCGGGGCCGTGGCGTACAAACTCGGCCACGTCTGCACCGTTCCCGCGGCACGACGACGCCCGCATTCTCGTCTACAAGGCCACCGCACGCTGGAATTATCAGGAGCAACCCATTGTCGTCTATTGCAGCAGCACGTATGTACCGGATGAATCTGGCTGGAAGCTTGCATTCCATCAGCAGACGGATGTGCTTAGCGAGGGAGGGCATAAAGGGCGGTAACCACAGAGGTTACAGAGGATTACATCGGGGACGCAGAGCGCGGAAACGGACAATGCGTCCTCTGTGCAACCGTCTGCGGTCAACAACGGACCCACGCGACCTCTCCTTCCTCCCACAGGAGATTGAAATTGTCACCGAAAGACCTGGTTTCCGATTATCTCGCCCGCGTTCGGGCGAAGGAAGGATGGGAGAGCCTCCTCTCCGACGAGTTGCGGTTTACGAATTTTACTCACCCGGTGAAGCGCGTGGCCGGGAAGCAGGGGAGCATTGAAGGAATCCGGCGCTTCTACTCGATGGTGACGGCGCTGGAGGTCGAGCGCATCATTGCGGACGGCAAGCATGTCTGCGCGCTAACTCGCTACGAGCTGCAGCCGCCCGGTGGCCCGGCATTCGAAAGCCACGTTGCGGAAGTGTTCGAGGTGGAGGACGGGAAGATCACCTCGCTCGGCATCTATTTCGACAGCGCGCCGTACCCGAAGCCTCCGACCACCACCAGCTGAGCTGGAGCCGATCCCATAGATGTTACCAGCCCGAATGGCGAAACCTGGACGGAGCAGGTCCGCGTATGGAGTGCACCCGGCAGACGATCTCATCCACGCCCACGCGGCCAACGGTCTGGCCGGTCTTCTGCTCGGACGCTGCTACCGATGCCAGGTGAGAGAGTGACCGTCGACTCCATAGAGCTGTCGCAGGCCAGTGCAGTCCGCACCGCCCAGGCGGACGAGCTATTCTCCTTTCCGGGTCGCTGGGTCGGAGGGGGCAGTCTGATCCTGGGTCCCATCCTGATCGCTAGCGGCGCACTGCTCCGGAGCCCGTTCCACTTCTTTGCCCCTCAGCAGCTCGCCGCTTACCAGGCGCACCCAACGCTGATCACCGCGGCGTACAGCCTCTATTCGATCGGCAGCGTCGTGCTGTGCTTCGGAATCATCGCCCTTGCGAATCTGATCGGGAGATGGAATCGAGTGTGGGCGGCATGGGCTGGCAGCCTCGCCGTCCTCGGTCTCTTCAACCGCACCTTCTCCGCGGGCGTGGACCACCTCGCCTTCCAGCTCGTCCGGGTTCAGAACCTGAACATGGCGGTCCAGGCCGTGTCTCACTCGTATCGGGCCTTTCACATCTTCCGGTACCTGAACGGCGCGATCATGATCGGGTGGGTGCTCCTGGCGATCGGCGCGTATCGCTCGGGCACGCTCGGGTGGTTCCGCTCCGTTGCACTCGGCCTCATGGTGATGCTTCCGATCGGCACCCTCAAAGGCACGGAGATTTGGTCGCTTGCCATCGTGGGGCTCTGCATTGCCCTGATCCCGCTCGGAATCTCGATGCTGCGCGGTGGCCTTCCCCTCAGCAGGCGGGCTAAGCTCTGGACCATCGTGGTGATTGCGTGGAGTATCATCCATGCCATCCTCACCATCCGGTTCCCGGTACTGATGAACTAGCAGGTTTTCTACGGGTAGGTACTATCTGCGGGTACCTGTTGCGATGCGTGCATTATTCGCGATTGTCGGCGCGCTGATCGCCTTGATCGGGCTCGTATGGCTGTTGCAGGGCATGGGCTTGCTGCCCGGCAGCTTCATGACGGGACAGCGGCAGTGGGCGGTCTACGGAGCTGTGGCGATCGTCGCCGGCGTGATGATCATCCTGCTTTCGCGACGTCGCCTGCGCGACTGAACTATTCGCGGTGAGGAGCTCGAAGGATGACACAGAGGTTACAAAGGAAGGTCGCGGACAAGGCCACCAGATTCCTCCGTCCCTTCGATCCTGGTGTTAGCGACATGGTGGCTCCTGCGTTCCCGCCGTATCCTCTGCGCCCCGCCCTTGTCGAGGTGTTTTACAGGAGCAGGGAGGTAGCCTATGGGCTTCTGGCTGCATCCTTGCTGGTTCTAGGCTCCTCGGTTTTCGTGTTGTTCGTTGCCGGGGCCAGCCCGGTGTTGATCATCCCGATCCTGCTTGTCCCGGCGATCTGCCTGCTGCTCGTCTGGTGCATCACCATCGAGGTGAACTCCGACGAGCTGCACGTGAGCCTGGGGATGGGTGCGGGCCGTCGCGTTCCACTCAAGGAGATCACGAAGGTCTCGATCAGCAAAGCCCCCTGGCATCAGGGCTGGGGGATTCGCGCATCGCGGCTGGGCTACCTGTACCGTGTCACCGGTTTCCGAACCGTAGACGTGGTACTCAAGAACGGCGAGACCATCCGCCTCGGTACCCGTCGGGCCGACGAGTTGCAGCGAGCGCTGAGGCGCGCGCTCAAGTCCAACCGGCAACGGACACGCGGCAAGGTTGCGCAGCGGTAGCATCTCTGCTCGTACTCTCTCGACGAGGTGAGGGAGGTGCATTCAGTTCGTCCTTGTCGGCCGCACGGCCCCGATTTCGCCAGTTCCCCCCTCAGCGCCCCTGGAGCAGCCCACTGCCCGCATTATCCGGCGCCTGGGAGCAGAGCTCGGCAGTCGGCCTGTTCAGTGACGGCCGCACCTGGAACGCCACCATCGGCCTGGGTCACCCAAACCTGCTTCCTGGAACCTTTTGATTGCAGTACCGCCGCGCATCGTCGCGCCGACTACGCTCCGCCACGATGGCCGGCGGTACTTTGCCACCGTGCTGGCGCGAATCAACTCCCGGGATCGAGCACTTGTCGATCTCGCCGGGCCTCCTACGACGCATGGGGTGAAACCGATCAGAATCACCCACTCTACGGACGAGACCTCGCCGATGAACATCGCGCTCTGGATCCTGCAGCTGCTCCTTGCCGCGGCCTTCGCGGCGCACGGTTGGATGCTGGTTGCTCCCCCACCGGAGCTTCTTCCCATCATCAACGAGTCGCTCGGCGTGGCGTTCCGACTCTTCCTCGGGGTGGCGGAGATCGCCGGTGCAATCGGCCTCCTCCTGCCCGCGGCTACGCGGAAGATGCCGTGGCTGACCCCGCTGGCTGCCGCTTGTCTCGCCTTCGTCGTCGCCAGTGCTACCGTACTGCACCTCTCGAGAGGCGAGAACAGCTCGGCGGTCACAACCGTGATCCTCTTCCTCCTGGCCGCGTTCGTGGCGTACGGTCGGTGGCGCCTGCGGCCGATCCAGGCGAGAAACGTCAGCCGCTCCGCGGCGGATGCCTTCGTAGGCTAGGGCGAGCGAGGCAGATGTGAGCACGATCGTGGTGCAGGCGTTCGTCACCCTCGACGGCGTGGTGCAGGGTGTCGGTGCGCCCGATGAAGACCGCGAAGGCGGGTTCGAGCACGGTGGTTGGGGGATGGATTACGACGCGCAGATGGACGAGCGCGGCGAGGTCGGAGAGCTGATCGGGGAATGGGAGCGCGGGACCGAGGCACTGCTGCTCGGCCGCAAGACGTACGAGATCTTCGCCCGCTCCTGGGGCGTGTGGGACGAGAATGCGGAAGGCCTGCAGGGCGAGCTGACCCGAAGGTACAACCGGATCCCCAAGCACGTTGCGTCGCGCACGCTGACGGAGCTAGGCTGGCGGAACTCGCACCTTCTGGGCGCCGACCTCCCGACTGAGGTGCAGAAGCTGCGGGCGGCACCCGGCGGAGAGATCCGCGTGTGGGGGAGCACCGGGCTGATCCGGACGCTGGCGGCGCACGACCTGGTGGACGAGTACCGGATCGTCGTCTACCCGCTCGTGCTGGGTAGCGGGAAGAAGCTCTTCTCCGATGGCTTCGCGCCCACTAGGCTCGCCCTGGTCCAGAGCCGTCCTCTGCAATCCGGGGTCCTGGTGAACACCTACCGCCGCACTGAGGCGGGTGGGGCGTGATCTGCGCCTCGCGTCCATCGCGCATGGAGAATCGATGTCGGATCGTGGATACCTCCTGGACAACCAGAAGGTCGAAGCAGAGCAGCGGTGCCGCGGAGGCATATTCCCCGATCGCCAGGCCTGAATGCATACCGCTGGAGATTGCCACGATCGACATGATTCGAGGTGATCTGCTGAGCAGCGGCCTGGTAGCCGAGGACGAGATCGAGCGTCACCGCGAGAACGTGCGAGCCGGGGTCCTGGACCTCTCTCAACCACCCATGATTTCGGTTCGGGGATGCAAACCCGCCATTCGCAGCTGAGCCGTCGCACTCATGCCACCCCCCACGACGCCAGGTTACTCCGGTCGCTCGCTGGCGCAGAAGCTCGGGATCAAGGAGGGGAGCAGCCTCCTGGCAGTCGGCGCGCCACCAGACTACCTCGATCGACTCGGTGCGCTACCCGCAAACGCGGCGATCGTTGAGCGGATCGGACCGGCGGTCGACATCGTGCACCTTTTTGTCACGCGAAGGGCGGACATGGAGGGGCGTCTGCGTGCGCTCCGCGAGCAGGTGCGCCCCGACGCGGCGGTGTGGGTGTCATGGCCGAAAAAGTCGTCCGGTGTGGAGACTGACATCAGCGAGAATATCATCCGCGAGGTGGCACTGCCGCTGGGTTTCGTGGATGTGAAAGTCTGCGCGGTGACGGAGGTCTGGTCGGGTCTGAAGCTCGTGGTCCGCAAGACGTTGCGCTGATTGCGAAGTTTCCGGTTTCTCATCCTGGTTCCGGAGCAAACAATGACTCGTGTACGCGTGCACAACTTCAGCATCTCCCTGGACGGGTACGGAGCCGGCCCGCGCCAGACGCGGGAGGAACCCCTCGGCGTCGGCGGAGAAGAGCTGCACGAATGGTTTTTCCCGACGCGCACCTTCCGGCAAATGGGAGGGAAGAGCGACGGCACCAAGGGCGTTGACGACGAATTCGCGTCGAGATTCGGGAAGGGTGTGGGTGCCTATATCATGGGGCGCAACATGTTCGGGCCAATCCGTGGCTCGTGGCCCGATGAAACCTGGCGCGGGTGGTGGGGGAAGAACCCTCCGTACCACGTCCCCGTGTTTGTGCTGACGCACCATGAGCGCGCGCCAGCCGAGATGGAGGGCGGTACCGTCTTCCATTTCGTGACGGGCGGAATCCACGAGGCGATGGACCGGGCCAGGGAGGCCGCGAAGGAGAAGGATATTCAGATCGGAGGGGGCGTTTCGACGATCCGCCAGTACCTGGAGGCGAGGCTCATCGACGAGTTGCACATTGCGATCGCCCCGCGATTGCTGGGCTCGGGAGAGCACCTGTTCTATGGCCTCGACCTCCTGGAGCTGGGCTATGAGTGCACGACGCACGTGCCGACGGAGGCAGCGACGCATATCGTGCTGACGAAACGTCAGTGAGCGGGACTGTACAAGACAAGGAGACAAGGGGACAAGGAGACAGGGAGGGGGATTCGGGAGAATTCATAGCCGAATTCAAAATTTCCGTTTTGGTGCGCCTCACCTCTTCGGAGACACCAGGCATTCAAGGTGACTTCTGACGCCAGCGATCGACTGCGCCGTGTTCGCGCGGTCCGGGCGGAGCTGCACGCCATCGGTCCGAAACGCACCCGGCCATTCGATGGGGATTTCGAGAACGTCGCCATGCCGGTGGGGGACTGCGACGCTCTGCGGGAAGTGCTCATCGCCGAGGGTGCTCGCACCGTCATCGAGATCGGCCTCGCCTATGGGAGCTCGGCTCTGGCGATCGGAGAGGCACTCTGTTCGACGGGCCCACCCAACCCGTCCCAC is a genomic window of Longimicrobiaceae bacterium containing:
- a CDS encoding FAD-dependent oxidoreductase, producing the protein MTLPLYRAATAPAAAVMMMTLLVACTAGRNTPSMTATPAALQDAPVAALNVDVLVYGGTSAGVIAAYTARMYGKSVLLVEPGRHLGGMSSGGLGQTDIGNKYAVTGLGLDFYRRVGRVYGRFEAWQFEPKVAEQVFESYVDEAEVEVLFSRRLKSLSKEGTDIRTVTLEYAGGGGGAPDLVVAARQFIDASYEGDLMAMAGASYVVGREGNEVYGETIDGVQLMTGHQFPDGVDPYVVEGDSTSGLLPEISGVGVEPNGTGDRKVQAYNFRMALCQGDNRIPISAPEGYDPRRYELLVRLMEARPWDSLENGFIISRMPNGKTDWNNRGGFSTDFIGRNWDYPEADYATRDSIWREHERYQKGLLYFIATDPRVPEIIREEMRSWGYCPDEFLDTDGWPHQLYVREARRLVGEYVMTEHNARGTEVAPDAVGMAAYTMDSHNTQRVVVNGMVKNEGNVEVGGFPPYPISYRSLTPKREEVTNLLVPVALSASHIAFGSIRMEPVYMVLGQATAVAATMAIDAGVAVQEIDVPALQQELRENPLADGSTPEVLVDDSYTEQVTIRGEWEREQPSGTYGLSVLRSEGGDGGSVRFTPEIRTAGLYTVYLYWPAVDGLASNAPVAIRHAGGTEERTIDLRRETEGVQHGIVSWVSLGEYSFDPAQEAWLEIGTQGADGAVLADAVLFVPVR
- a CDS encoding Gfo/Idh/MocA family oxidoreductase, whose amino-acid sequence is MNPTSKTPNRHAGDAVLDRRSFLRRSGAGLLGLTALDYRMLARGFGASGASAADRIVLGFIGVGGMGMSRLRGFLEQPDVDVAAVCDVDANHVEEAIAFVQERGRRLPKAFHDYRDLLNESDIDAVVVITPDHWHAIPTVHACEAGKDVFVEKPLSYSIPEGRAMADAAARYQRVTQMGNHIHNDLPNYRRVVERVKSGQLGKVTRVHLWKASNTEGRGNPPDGTPPPGLDYDFWLGVAPRRPYNPLRSHFTWRYFWDYSGGEFMDFWCHIADVAYWALDLKAPETVSAIGGRFHLDDGTETPDTMEAQLAFPGLNFVFRLHPRPLPGFEHMGHIGCVFEGTQATLVTSYDRHEVYVDGKKQEELPEPSVHIPDSPGHLREFLDGIRSRNLNTTCNVGYGHQLTKAGLLANIALRSGGSVRWDDEREAIVDNPEAQRLLRESWRLPWVL
- a CDS encoding VOC family protein, producing the protein MLAVRSAPAAVAWYKRALGATELWNLGSVAGLEIGGARFFVGEPAANGWESPEALGTTTLRVEVFCDDPDAFIRRAVEAGANGDFDPIRDHLAPWGTHRQGGFLDPFGHIWFVGDRSPLQRFAQ
- a CDS encoding VOC family protein yields the protein MKLNHLNLAVTDVRAASEFLEKYLGMRRVGGNAGMAFLTDAPDRWGFVLTLMKARQVDYPGNFHVGFFVESAENVDDINRRLREDGFEAPLPEDTGHSYGFYMKAPGGFTVEIGA
- a CDS encoding GNAT family N-acetyltransferase; its protein translation is MPSPADAPALAAYGADPVLLEGIWVSGSPPLGDPYAWACARIDEFLAGWCPPGGPHGATLAIRERGRLVGFVYMSRREGCELELAYGIAPPERGKGLATRAALLATSWALEEGDFDRVLLYVDEDHSAGHRVAAKAGFRQIERVVNRIEQTGETFVQVVYVRTRKGDDPDST
- a CDS encoding nuclear transport factor 2 family protein, which translates into the protein MSPKDLVSDYLARVRAKEGWESLLSDELRFTNFTHPVKRVAGKQGSIEGIRRFYSMVTALEVERIIADGKHVCALTRYELQPPGGPAFESHVAEVFEVEDGKITSLGIYFDSAPYPKPPTTTS
- a CDS encoding DoxX family protein, translated to MKPIRITHSTDETSPMNIALWILQLLLAAAFAAHGWMLVAPPPELLPIINESLGVAFRLFLGVAEIAGAIGLLLPAATRKMPWLTPLAAACLAFVVASATVLHLSRGENSSAVTTVILFLLAAFVAYGRWRLRPIQARNVSRSAADAFVG
- a CDS encoding dihydrofolate reductase family protein; translation: MSTIVVQAFVTLDGVVQGVGAPDEDREGGFEHGGWGMDYDAQMDERGEVGELIGEWERGTEALLLGRKTYEIFARSWGVWDENAEGLQGELTRRYNRIPKHVASRTLTELGWRNSHLLGADLPTEVQKLRAAPGGEIRVWGSTGLIRTLAAHDLVDEYRIVVYPLVLGSGKKLFSDGFAPTRLALVQSRPLQSGVLVNTYRRTEAGGA
- a CDS encoding dihydrofolate reductase family protein, yielding MTRVRVHNFSISLDGYGAGPRQTREEPLGVGGEELHEWFFPTRTFRQMGGKSDGTKGVDDEFASRFGKGVGAYIMGRNMFGPIRGSWPDETWRGWWGKNPPYHVPVFVLTHHERAPAEMEGGTVFHFVTGGIHEAMDRAREAAKEKDIQIGGGVSTIRQYLEARLIDELHIAIAPRLLGSGEHLFYGLDLLELGYECTTHVPTEAATHIVLTKRQ